The genomic region GATAGTCCGCCCAAATACCCAACAGAGGCTCCTTATTGGACCTTATCCTGTTAAGCATAACTTACGAAATAGGTATAGACACTTTGTGGGGCACatggaaaaatatatcaaaaaatcaaGAGGGTTCCCATAAAGTATTACTTTGCGTAAAGGAAAAGTAAGTGCATTTACTTTCTCATATTTAGTGACAGAAAAGAGCAACACTTTTGTAATGtttcttattaataatttttgaacaacGAAAAAACGCAATTCTTCCCTTCACATATTTAATACTGGGGTCTATACGCACGGATTGGTACTCAATTATTCTTAGTACcccctcaaatttttttgattaactttttCATGTGCTTCGCAAAAATGAAAGTTAccatattttactaaaaacaatttgttcaaaaaatatatatgtatttcaaatCGCTCTATTTATCGTTTTAATTATTCTAAGTTTACATTaaggatattttttaaataatttattttattttttataagaaaactcACCTCTGTGCATGAGACTTTTCCTGTAttgattatttttgcaaaagaatttcacattttttctgaataaaaaacataaattgtcagaatttttacttttgataAAAGGTAACTCAGCGCATTCATTATTCAAGATTACGCTTGTCTAGTAGTTTTTCACACCTTGAGAAAAGAATATTCAACACTCACTGACAGTTATTTCCAAAACAACACTACACTAATAccagataaaatttttttaaaaatgttttttgtaacAATTCCAGCTTGCACGTCgattcaagcgaagcaatgcaGAGCTAAGAAAACGTCAAACGAATAGTTGCAACCGAAATCGAAGAAGCGAAAACGAAATTTTTGTGTATATGAGATGTGTATGAAGTGGTAGAGACGACCGCGAGCGTATCGAATGAACCGAACACCATCAGACACGCGTACGTTATGCCACACGGCGACAGGATGCAACGACTGTTCAGCTGTGAATGCGGGtaaacacgcacacacgcacacacacactcactcacTTATGAAAGAACCAAATACGAACGAAGTAGCGAAATAAATACACAAAGAAGTCGTACGGACGAAGTGCATGGAACCTTAGGGCACGTGAGAGCAAGTGAGCTGGATGGCGAGTGTGTGAGTGAGATGGCAGAGCTTTCGAAATGCAGTCTAAGCAACAACTGAATGGCGGGCAGGCGAAACATACTAACAAGTaaatacatatagtatgtaCTCTTGTGATTGCATGCGCACATGAAAGTAACGgttgtttgtatttgtttataaattgagTGAGCTGATATGCTATGCCGGTAACAAACGGCGAGCGACAAACAACGAGCGACGAGTAACGAGTGTCATGGGCCGCGAAGCAAGCGGTGATGGACAGTGCAGACGGCAaaagttcttgttgttgtttgagGCTGTATGGCAACAGCTGAGGCTGCTGGCGGGAGGTTGCGCGCATGGAAGG from Anastrepha obliqua isolate idAnaObli1 chromosome 2, idAnaObli1_1.0, whole genome shotgun sequence harbors:
- the LOC129238550 gene encoding uncharacterized protein LOC129238550, translated to MQSKQQLNGGQAKHTNNELICYAGNKRRATNNERRVTSVMGREASGDGQCRRQKFLLLFEAVWQQLRLLAGGCAHGREMEQAENMRMQIEMKTQQNKAADCGIVEMGKWRVTSRWGESRWGLW